The genomic stretch tgcacaggttacaggtagttcgaacattataccgcctagtgttggtagttcgaaaatgaccgttaatatgggttagcaaaacacgctagaaaataattgtacacctattactccagctaatattgctgctgaaaatattttttctaatgtcaactgcctggggcctattacggcaggtaaactttcttttttgcaacaggcaatgttcgatcttatgaacgccatgttgcaggcaaaatctatgtttaagccattcaaataggcacaaattttactattaaaattgtttctaatttaaaatttagcaatgattttaaataaaacaattaaaatattaaattggaatgctcgctcattgaaggccaatgagaatgagctttttaatttttcaacagtaaataatgtgcatattgcaattattactgaaacatttttgaaacctaacataaaattaaaatatgatcccaattacgtggttcatagatatgataggattcagggttccggcggtggaggtgCAATTGTTAtttatcgccgaatcaaacatcgtgctcttccccatcttgagacgaaagttattgaaactttgggaattgaagttcaaactgaacttgggattttatttattgccgcagcatatttaccatttcaatgcacacgcgagctcaaaaattattttaaaggtgatttacaaaaactcaccaggaatcgttcgaaatttttcataatcggcgattttaacgcttaacattgttcatggaataattctcaaagtaattccaatggcaaaattttattcaatgattgttcttcaggatactattctattttgtttccgaatagtcctacgtgcttttcttctgtaagaaacccttcaacaattgatttggtgctaacagatcaaagtcatgtatgtagtgatttgatcacacatgctgactttgattctgaccatcttccaataactttttctttatcacatgaatcagttttaaaccctatgagctctgtttttaattataacaaggctaattgggaaagatacaaaactcatattgagagaaatttcaataatgagcttgatttgcaaaacgaagtgaatattgattccgctttggaagcacattttacaattgttgatgccaggaattattctgttccaaaggctcaagtgaaatttgattcatgaataattgacgaaaatcttcaacttctaattcgtttgaaaaatgtccgcagacgtcaatatcaacgttctcgtgaccctgtttttaaaactatttataaagatttacagaaagagattaaacatagatttactcttctgagaaatcaaaattttgagactaaagttgaaaaattgaaaccatattcaaaaccattttggaagctgtcgaagattcttaagaaaccttcaaagcctattccagttttaaaagatggtgaacgttttcttgtatccaatgaacaaaaggctcaaagacttgctcagcagtttgagagtgttcataactcaaatttgaattttgtgagtccaattgaaaatgaagtcacacgtcaatttgatttaatttcttcccagaattttttacctgcagaaataattaaaactaacttgaatgagattaaatcaattattaaaaatttcaaaaatatgaaagcacctggtgacgatggaatcttcaatatactaatcaaacatctccctgagagcacaatggaatttttagtgaaaattttcaattgctgcttcaaaattgcatattgtcccaaattatggaaaaatgcaaaaattactcccattttaaaaccggataagaacccagctgaagtttcaagttatcgaccaatcagtttgctttcttcaatatgtaaactgtttgagagaattattcttaacagaatgatgtcacacatcaacgaaaattaattttttgcaaatgaacagtttggatttcgccatgggcattccacaactcatcaattgctcagagttactaatatgatacgagctaacaaatctgaaggttattccactggagctgctcttttagacatagaaaaagcattcgacagtgtttggcataaaggttttgTTGCGAGTGGCAACAGACTGAGGGGGTTTCTTCCGTAATTTTAATATCAAAAACACGTAGTCTTACGATGTCTCGGGGATATTATAATTTTCCTGAAATAAATAGCATATTGTAGTACATTGTTGCCTATTTAAATCTGTTTAACTGTGTATCGTGTATAACCTAAATCTACATaagttttcattttatttctatCTGATGTTTATTGGTgaagattttaatttttaataaggTGATCATTAGGCTATTAAGTTTAGTTGTACTCACGtttagtccctcttataattttAACCGTATTTTTAGAATCAGATAACAGAGATTCTTCTAGGTTATGTTTAAGGTTGGCTATCTCTATAAGCACTCTATAATAACGATTTTTATATTAAGTATAGATGTAATATAATTTTAAGTAGGAATACTCACTAGGTAAGTTTAATCTAATTAGTTTTAAGTATTTAGATGTTTAATTTCACGCAAGTATTTAGGTAATAGtattagtaatagtaatagtaagaACAATATATTTCGTGGTAGAGCTGCAAGCACACGTTATATCGGCTTTTAGATTGTTACTCTCTATTGTCACTTACCCAGCCGATGACAGACCTACCGTCTTGTCAGTCATCCGTCACAAGCGATCGTGTTAAATCGATCTCGCTCGATCAATCGAGGGGCACACTGGATCGTGAGTGCGCGGCCAGCTAGGGATGGCCAACACTCCCCCCGGGTAAACCATTCCTCTGGTAGGTTTGCTCCTCTCCGCATCGAACGTCCAGAACCGCCAGTTTAGTCACGGGTCGATTATAGATGCCACTTCTTGTTTTTACTGTAGCTGATCGGATACGACCGTCTTTGCTAGGGTGTGTAGCAATGACCCTACCTTTCGGCCAACAGTTTCTAGGCAGGTTGGGATCTACGATAACCACCACGTCGTCTAGAGCAATCGGCTTCGAATCGACGTACCATTTTGTCCGTTTGGTAATTTCAGGTAGGTAGTCGGATAACCAGCGCTTCCAGAACTGGTTGGCCAATGCTTGAGATGTACGCCAGTTTTGCTTGAGGAAAACTCCGCTGTCATCCAATAAGGTGAATGGCTTCGTGCCGTCGGAGGAACCCAACAGAAAATGGTTGGGCGTAAGTGCGGGTGACGATTCATTGTCGATTGGCACATACGTAAGCGGTCGAGAGTTAAGCGTCATTTCGACTTCCATGAGCAGGCTTCTCAGTACTTCTTCGGACAGTTTCCGTGAAGGGGAAATGGCAGTCAGGTTTTTCTTCACACTTCGAATTAGGCGCTCCCAACTACCACCCATATGAGCAGCCAGAGGCGGATTGAAATGCCAACTAGTCTCGGCGGTTACGAATTTTTTAATGACCTTGTCGTAATCAACTGTCTCATACAGCTTTTTGAGTTCTCGACTTGCACCAATAAAGTTGGTTCCCCGGTCGCTCCGAATGGTCCTGGGAGTTCCGCGTCGGCTCATAAAGTTTCGCAGCGCGATTATGCACGAATCGGTGCTCAGCGAGTTCACTAACTCAATGTGGATTGCTCGTGTTGTTTGACACACAACGATCATTCCCCACCTCTTCTCCGCTCTTCTTCCGATTACAACTTCCATGGGACCAAAGTAGTCCACCCCAACGTGGGTGAAGGGCAGTGTGTAGGCAGCAAGTCGTTCCTCTGGAAGGTCTGCCATGATTGGAGGTTGGGGGATCGCGGATTCATTTTTACATCGCTGGCAGCTCTTTCTTGCAGCCGTATACTGAACGCGAATGCGAGGAATCACGAATCGTTGACGCAGTTCGTTCACTATGGCTGCGTGGTTCTGATGGTGAAATTTTTCATGATAGTGGGTAATTATCAGGGTGGTCACAGGGTGTTTCGGGAGAATTACTGGGCTCTTAGTTTCTTCGGTGGCATAGTGACAGGCGGATATTCGACTGCGCATCCGCATCACTCCGCGATCGTCAATCCATGGTGACAATTTATAAAGTGGGCTGCTTCTCGGGAGTGTCTTTGTTTGGTCACTGCGATTATTGGTTAGTATGATCATCTCATCGGTGTAACCTTCTTGCTGAGCTaaacggaacagaaaaccttcaGCTGCGTAGAGTTCATCTCTGGACAGTGGCCCTTTTAATTTGGGCTTTTTATTTTGCTTGCGTTTGCAGTTTGCGATAAAGCGCTGGGCGTAAGCTACCGCATTGCGTAGCCCACTCCAGCCCAGAAAGGCTGAGATAACGAGGGTGGTTTTAGGGGAGTAATGATGTGCCATGAAAGAAGGTCGCAGTTCATTGTCTGTATGCGTTGACTTCGAGGAATCCTTGGGCCATTCCTTTTCACTGAGGTAGAGAAATTCTGGGCCTCTAAACCATCTGGATTCTTGGGTCATATTTGGCTCCGTCTCCCACTTGGTGCCGTCATCTGCTACATTCAGTTTGGACGGCACCCAACGCCAATCAGGTGCTTCTGTGAGGTCGAGAATTTCGCTAACTCGACACGCCACAAACGTGCTATAACGACGGTGGTCTGAGTTAATCCAGCTGAGGACATCGCGAGAGTCAGTCCAGTAGGATTTGCAATGATCCTGAGTTGAAAGGGATTGTGTTACTGTTCGTGCTAGTCTAGCTCCTATAAGGGCGGCCTGCAATTCTAGTCGCGGGATGGAGTGATACCTCAAAGGAGCTACCCTGGTTTTTGCGGCAACTAAAGAGCAGCAGACACGGCCTTCGCGTTCAAATCGTAGAAACGAAGCGGCGGCTATTCCATTTTCGCTTGCATCTACGAAAAGATGCAGTTGTACTTCGCAGTCGCTGGGAATCGTCGAAGTACGAAGACACCGTGGGATTCTAACGCTTTCTACCTTAGGCAAGACTAGTAGCCATGTTCTCCATTTCTCGAACAAGGGATTGGGAATTTCTTCATCCCATTGTACGTTTGCACGCCAGACTTCTTGTAAAAGGACTTTCAAATACATGAGAAAGTGTGCGATTAACCCAAGAGGATCAAAAATCGTCATTAGGACCTGGAGCATTTGGCGCTTTGTGGGTCGACGACGGCCAGTGAGCAGATCAGGGTTATAACGATTCCATCCAATTTTGTACACAAATTCGTCCGATGATGTGCACCACCACATTCCTAGCACCTTTTCTGTAGCCATTGGCCCAGCCGACAGGTCCATATTTTTCTCCGACGTATTGCTTTCGTTTAACACGGCTAGCACTTGTTGAGAGTTGCTCACCCAGTTTCTTACCTCAAATCCACCGGCAGAGTGTAGCTGTCTGACTTCTTGCGCCAGGCGAATTGCATGCTCAGGTGTTTCGACACTGAACATCGCATCATCCACGTAGTGTCGCTTCTTAATAACTTCAACGGCCTCTGGAAACTCTTCTATGAATCTATCTGCGTTGATGTTCTTCACGTACTGAGCACTGGCCGGGGAGCAGCTAGCGCCAAACGACATCACATTCATTACGTAGATCTGAGTGTCACCAGCCTCGTCTTTCCAGAAGAATCGTAGACATTGTTGGTCTTCCTCACGCATGCGAATCTGGTGGAACATTTCCTTGATGTCGCCCGTGAGACCTACACGAAATTCGCGGAATTGCAGCAGTATTGCGAATAGAGAGCATAGCTGATCGGGACCTGTAAGCAGCGCTGAATTTAGAGACACTCCAAAAGACTTTGCGGCTCCGTCCCATACAATTCTAATTTTACCCGGTTTATTGGGGTTAAAAACGGGGAATATTGGCAAATACCACACCCTTGGGTAAGGCCTGTTAAGTTCCTTCTCCGACAGTTTGCGCACATACCCTTTAGCCAAGTACTCAGACATTAGCTTCTGCAGAGCATTGCCCAGCTCTGGACTTTTCTGCATTCGCTTCTCGAGGCTCAGGTATCTGCGCAGAGCCATTTCCTTGCTATCTGGTAAGCGGACGCCATCGTAACGCCAAAGTAGGCCGGTCTCATATCGTTCTCCGTTGTACTTAGTCAGTGTTTGAAGGAGTGAGATGGCTCTTTGGTCTTCTGTTGATAGCGGATCTTTATTTAATTTCATGATGCCAAGACTGTCTATGGCAAAATATTCCTTGACCATTTGGTGTACATCTTCGTCAGTTTGATGCCTGCATTCACAGACGTGGAAGGCGTAGTGAACGAAGTTTGATGTATCATTAGTGCCGCATCCTCCACAGATTGTCCATCCCAGTCTAGTTTTGACGGCGATAGGTTGGTCCAGGCTTCCTTCCTTGCTTTTCAGCACTAGGCTCACTCGAGCGTGCTTTAGACCGATAAGAATCCGAGGGCGCACATTTGAATAAGACTCGATAGGCAGATTCAGGCAGTGCGGATATTGTAGGGCTATCTCCTCCATATTAAGAGACTGGAACGGCAGCATCAGCTCTTTTACTGTGCGAACTCCATTGAGTTGAAATTGTTTAGCAGGTGCCTGAATTCCAGCAATTTTCACGTTTACTGTGCGCGAGCTCGTCTCGTTTCGTTCGGTACCTCCTGTCCACCGCAAGCAGAGTGGATTGATCGGACCCTCCAGCTCCAGTTGATCAGCTAGCTCTTGATCTATCAGAGTAATGGCTGAACCTTCGTCCAGAAAGGCGTACGTTCGGGTAGATTTCCCATTTCCGTACAGAGTAACCGGAAGATAGCGGAACAGTACAGCGTTTGGAGCCGACTGATGTGTGTTGCACCCATGTACATTGCTGGGTCCGGCCGGTGAAGTGCCAGGGTGCACTGTAGGTGTAGAGTTATTCGATGTATAGTTTTGGGATTTCTTGTCGTTATGGAGCAACTCGTGATGGTAAAAGGTGCAACCAGCTTTTCCACACGGTTTCGTATCGCATTTTCCTTCGTGACGAGAGAGACATCGACGACATAGTGTGAATTCCCTCACGGCGGCCCACCTATCGTCTCGAGAAAACTGAAGGAAGCGCTTGCAGTTCGATACTGACTTACATTT from Wyeomyia smithii strain HCP4-BCI-WySm-NY-G18 chromosome 3, ASM2978416v1, whole genome shotgun sequence encodes the following:
- the LOC129732334 gene encoding uncharacterized protein LOC129732334, which encodes MWSHFACVGVTQEVENQSWVCHKCQTAKDTQQHSTTSHRRGLVSLEVSAIEERLLNPKPSSVDRNPQKQQRSNIPKVVVVSASEEGHSAKAQQSNQKPASSNASLHALLKLQLMKLEEERAFEEEQARKHRDYLKEKYALLEQMSNHTCSNRSESSGRVQNWVEEVNGFVIAGNLADGATEPFIPKGHSTINGGKSAAEHHNGGGRSDMNSAHRNKITHNPPTTEYHNLRSRGPQLVNPNSTPLYGERSSDRIPAKDYQTRAGTSMHALQGVWNNQPNQSVAHQSNASQFNSVGNHPSQLQQPTWHNTSPPSHIQLASRQAVSKDLPLFSGNPEDWPIFVSTFESTTAMCGYSNEENMIRLQRCLKGKAYEAVKSCLMHPTNVTNVMNTLRVLYGQPEAIIHSLIVKINTIPTIKEDKPELLVDLAVKVQNFCATVDACGLEDYMYNVSLLHQLVNKLPATLKLEWARHRLTLPRVNLATFGEWIFSLAEAASILTIPTELQQHSPTKTFINSSKKTSTYLHTHSELPIGNEDASKSSKESSWKKPTNNDNCPVCNGKCKSVSNCKRFLQFSRDDRWAAVREFTLCRRCLSRHEGKCDTKPCGKAGCTFYHHELLHNDKKSQNYTSNNSTPTVHPGTSPAGPSNVHGCNTHQSAPNAVLFRYLPVTLYGNGKSTRTYAFLDEGSAITLIDQELADQLELEGPINPLCLRWTGGTERNETSSRTVNVKIAGIQAPAKQFQLNGVRTVKELMLPFQSLNMEEIALQYPHCLNLPIESYSNVRPRILIGLKHARVSLVLKSKEGSLDQPIAVKTRLGWTICGGCGTNDTSNFVHYAFHVCECRHQTDEDVHQMVKEYFAIDSLGIMKLNKDPLSTEDQRAISLLQTLTKYNGERYETGLLWRYDGVRLPDSKEMALRRYLSLEKRMQKSPELGNALQKLMSEYLAKGYVRKLSEKELNRPYPRVWYLPIFPVFNPNKPGKIRIVWDGAAKSFGVSLNSALLTGPDQLCSLFAILLQFREFRVGLTGDIKEMFHQIRMREEDQQCLRFFWKDEAGDTQIYVMNVMSFGASCSPASAQYVKNINADRFIEEFPEAVEVIKKRHYVDDAMFSVETPEHAIRLAQEVRQLHSAGGFEVRNWVSNSQQVLAVLNESNTSEKNMDLSAGPMATEKVLGMWWCTSSDEFVYKIGWNRYNPDLLTGRRRPTKRQMLQVLMTIFDPLGLIAHFLMYLKVLLQEVWRANVQWDEEIPNPLFEKWRTWLLVLPKVESVRIPRCLRTSTIPSDCEVQLHLFVDASENGIAAASFLRFEREGRVCCSLVAAKTRVAPLRYHSIPRLELQAALIGARLARTVTQSLSTQDHCKSYWTDSRDVLSWINSDHRRYSTFVACRVSEILDLTEAPDWRWVPSKLNVADDGTKWETEPNMTQESRWFRGPEFLYLSEKEWPKDSSKSTHTDNELRPSFMAHHYSPKTTLVISAFLGWSGLRNAVAYAQRFIANCKRKQNKKPKLKGPLSRDELYAAEGFLFRLAQQEGYTDEMIILTNNRSDQTKTLPRSSPLYKLSPWIDDRGVMRMRSRISACHYATEETKSPVILPKHPVTTLIITHYHEKFHHQNHAAIVNELRQRFVIPRIRVQYTAARKSCQRCKNESAIPQPPIMADLPEERLAAYTLPFTHVGVDYFGPMEVVIGRRAEKRWGMIVVCQTTRAIHIELVNSLSTDSCIIALRNFMSRRGTPRTIRSDRGTNFIGASRELKKLYETVDYDKVIKKFVTAETSWHFNPPLAAHMGGSWERLIRSVKKNLTAISPSRKLSEEVLRSLLMEVEMTLNSRPLTYVPIDNESSPALTPNHFLLGSSDGTKPFTLLDDSGVFLKQNWRTSQALANQFWKRWLSDYLPEITKRTKWYVDSKPIALDDVVVIVDPNLPRNCWPKGRVIATHPSKDGRIRSATVKTRSGIYNRPVTKLAVLDVRCGEEQTYQRNGLPGGSVGHP